The DNA window ACCCACGCGACATTGGCTATTGATCAgccttttttatacaaaataaaataataataatataacgctTACTTATTACTCCTTCAGAGGTGGAGGAAAACTGCACTGTTGGCGCAGTGAATATGGAAACTGGGTGTTGCGTAATCAGTCACAGCGATTTTCGCACAGAACACGTCTTTACGATCCACTTATAGTACTGGTGTAGGTACTGGTGGCATAGTTTCGGGTTCTAACAATGTTTTAAGTTCAattgcacggttggtacggTTGTTGGACAGCTAGTTGCAGCGCAACGTGTATTGGATTCGATTTCCgcaattgtatgtttgtaaacgcacccacgccacgatacagaagaaaatcttagtgtgggggcAAGGTTTGTTTTTAAAGGAAAAAGAAAGTAGGGAAATTACTGTCATTGACTTAATGGATAGAATAAGACattgactaaataaaaatacatacttacgaacagcaacaatatttaaaaaacttatacaAATAAACACTAACATCAACTTATTTCTTTACCCAACTTAGAACGCTGTTAACTTTAACTAAGTTATAGTCCCGCCTAGGGGGTCGGGTTTGTAAAAATGGAGGGCGCTCATTGGTCTCACCCGTTCCCCTCATTGTTCCCGCGCGGGATGAAAAGGGAGCGAACAGGAGGCGGGGCTCTCCTCGGGGATGTTATGCACCTGACGCTGTCAATTGATCACTATCCCGTAATCAGATCACACGTGTGTCCATTAATTATCGGGATGAGCGAGGAAGTTGAGGACAATGGTCAGACGGACGCGAAAACCGCGGAAACGTTACAAACACCGCGACCTTCCTCACCGCGGAAGTTCTTTGCTAGGATCTATGGTCATCTTGAGGAGCCTAAGCGACCGAGTGTGGTGGATACCGTGCCAGGGTTCGAGAGCGACTCGTCTTCGGACGTGGAGATAGGCGAGAGTGAGGGGTCGGTGGAGCTGCAGGCCCGGGAGCCGCAGCTgtggccgccgccgccgccgctgccgctgtgTCCGCGCCCCATGCTGCTGCCGCACCAACAACTGGCTTTCGGAGCTGGTCTTGCTGCTTTCCGTAAGTTATTGTAATATGTACCTACGCAACAAATATTAGGTAGATCTTTCACGGAGCCtgtgtataaaatatacctacaattcttacttaatttatttttgttcgcataaagtaattaaaagtttgtTAATCCTTTTTCACATCTATACCTACTCTACTCTTTTTTCTAAAGGTGACTGTGAGGTAACGAACATCACCGGTCACTTTACCTAAAACGTTTGTCAAGTTTATACtgagtaaagtaaagtaaagttgaATCGTGGAGTAAAGTCGTAAAAGTAAAatcattaagtaaattaaaagtaaacaaaagttGAATCCTGgtgattaattgtttttaagtacctactagaGAAAgtgcattttatattaaaattaacatgagattaaggacttgtttcacaatgtctggatagccactatgtatcagataactttgaattaagaatgtaatttgtatgcactatctgtcacataagtttatcgggcacttatatgaaggtggtgaatcAGGCGGTAAAAATATTGTACCAACCACGTACCaacctacatttatttattttaatccatTAGTTCAAACAACAAACGCAAACGCTGACCATAATAACCACCAGTGTTtagaatattacaataaaacttttactTTGGTGTACCTAAGTCAAAAtctgataattattttatttgatacaattaaaatttcacctgctaattattttaatttaacatacacATACCTCACCTTACTAGCGTATACAGCATgaagatcactcatatgatttaaatgaaactacaagtggCATAAtacaacgaaaaccgaaaaactaaaaaataaatattaaacaaaataaataatgaaattaatcaagtattaaattctgtgggatcaccttcatgtttcttgaccacagaagagctgtaatgttgtaagttgtctaggaatgttacgaacatacggcgcggctgttataatgtcGTATTTGTAATGAGTTAATTagctttttcgtatattgtcagctaAGATGAttacaaatatgtggtttaaatttaattcaGTCATCGGTTTTCCCGTATGGTATAACGTGGTTGTAAATAGTCGTAGCAATCAGTAACAGTTACTCGCAAATGCTACAAGTACTGTGTAAGTTAGGACAACTTACACAATACTTGTAGCATTTGCCATctgtacaatacaatacaatacaaatagcGTTTATTTTTCTCCACCACAATGAAAAAtagtacaaattaaataacaatattgatGGTGTTGTGGAGACTGGAGCCTGTACTAGGAATACCTGTGTTACAGGTCTCCAGGCCTCTCAACTACTCTGATACACTTACTATACAATCACAATAACAGATCAGTTGCCACAACAATGTCTCAAGAAGGTAATGCGTGTTCGTAGCGTTGTGTAGCAGTTACTACGAAAAAACTAAAAGTAATGCGTTTTCCGATATttgaaaattacataaataatgcgGATTCGTAACTATTTCTAGCATAGGTGATAAACAAATACTACAAGTAACGCTTTTTGTCATTAACTGGAGAAGTTGCTACGAAAATGCTACACGCTATGCATTTTGTAGCTATCTGTAGCAGGTGCTACAGACCTTTACAGATCAAAGATGCTACGAAAATAGTATAAAAGTCCTACAAGCA is part of the Spodoptera frugiperda isolate SF20-4 chromosome 30, AGI-APGP_CSIRO_Sfru_2.0, whole genome shotgun sequence genome and encodes:
- the LOC118269928 gene encoding homeobox protein rough; protein product: MEGAHWSHPFPSLFPRGMKRERTGGGALLGDVMHLTLSIDHYPVIRSHVCPLIIGMSEEVEDNGQTDAKTAETLQTPRPSSPRKFFARIYGHLEEPKRPSVVDTVPGFESDSSSDVEIGESEGSVELQAREPQLWPPPPPLPLCPRPMLLPHQQLAFGAGLAAFLARRRRKESRPRRQRTTFSAHQTLRLELEYARGEYVARARRCELASALSLSETQVKIWFQNRRAKDKRIEKAQLDQQYRHLAAASGLFPSVLSPAYCAPPTCPCLPVQHPPTINDK